A genomic region of Runella rosea contains the following coding sequences:
- a CDS encoding undecaprenyl-diphosphate phosphatase codes for MDFIQALILAVIEGITEYLPISSTGHMILASSFMGIASDPFVKFFTVAIQLGAILSVVVLYFKRFFRSFDFYFKLFVAFIPSAVFGVLFSDAIDALLESPLGVAISLLVGGIILLFVDKWFNKTFIESSDEIDYLTAFKIGFFQCIAMIPGVSRSGATIVGGMAQRLSRKAAAEFSFFLAVPTMFAATAKKAYDFYKDGFVLTDEQIKLLAIGNVVAFVVAMLAIKFFIDFLTKYGFRVFGWYRIIVGGAILALMLAGYKLEIV; via the coding sequence ATGGATTTTATTCAAGCACTTATTCTTGCCGTAATCGAAGGTATTACGGAATATTTACCTATTTCTTCCACGGGTCACATGATTTTGGCGTCCTCTTTTATGGGGATTGCATCCGACCCATTCGTGAAATTTTTCACCGTGGCCATTCAGCTCGGTGCCATTCTTTCGGTCGTTGTTTTGTATTTCAAGCGTTTCTTCCGCAGCTTTGATTTTTATTTTAAGCTCTTTGTTGCGTTTATTCCCAGTGCCGTTTTTGGGGTGTTGTTCAGCGATGCCATCGATGCGCTTCTTGAAAGCCCGTTGGGCGTAGCCATTTCATTGCTGGTAGGAGGGATTATTCTGTTGTTTGTTGATAAATGGTTTAATAAAACCTTTATTGAAAGCTCTGACGAAATAGATTACCTAACCGCCTTTAAAATTGGCTTTTTCCAGTGTATTGCCATGATACCGGGCGTTTCGCGGTCGGGCGCCACGATTGTGGGAGGGATGGCGCAGCGTCTTTCACGTAAAGCTGCCGCCGAATTTTCGTTTTTTTTGGCAGTGCCTACCATGTTTGCGGCTACTGCTAAAAAAGCCTACGATTTTTACAAAGATGGCTTTGTACTGACCGACGAACAAATCAAGTTGCTTGCCATTGGCAACGTTGTCGCTTTTGTTGTGGCAATGCTGGCCATCAAGTTTTTCATTGACTTTTTAACAAAATATGGTTTCCGCGTTTTTGGCTGGTACCGCATTATCGTTGGAGGGGCTATTTTGGCCTTGATGCTGGCTGGATACAAGCTTGAAATCGTTTGA
- a CDS encoding DUF3098 domain-containing protein, with amino-acid sequence MKKNAFPFGKSNYTFMIIGIVLILGGFVIMSMDSEEFGFGVLGLTVGPLVVMAGFVVEFFAILRRPADGK; translated from the coding sequence ATGAAAAAGAACGCATTTCCCTTTGGTAAAAGTAACTACACCTTCATGATTATTGGTATCGTGCTGATTTTGGGTGGATTTGTCATTATGAGCATGGATTCTGAAGAGTTTGGATTCGGTGTTCTAGGATTAACCGTGGGTCCATTGGTAGTAATGGCTGGTTTTGTCGTTGAGTTTTTTGCCATTTTACGCCGTCCTGCCGACGGCAAATAA
- a CDS encoding cell division protein FtsX, producing the protein MPLKKKKVGSYPNAMIIVSLTAALFLIGFCGLLVMQSKKLISIIKQNIEVRVMLDKGLDSTQVADIQKKLIANPFVLNIEGKPQVIFYSKDEAAREFIADTKEDFSAFLGENPLHDSYRVRLQEDYFEDTKLQKIKADVEKLEGVFEVVYQENLADQINKNLTKIYIILATFAVIMLIIIVLLMNNTIRLALYSQRFLIRSMQLVGATNNFIQMPFLKNGAVQGLISGLIAAGLIVGLQQVALRQIEGLHTLQEYEKLGFLLLGVIILGALIGILSTFQALARYLRMTLDDLY; encoded by the coding sequence ATGCCTCTGAAAAAGAAAAAGGTTGGCAGTTATCCCAACGCCATGATTATTGTTAGCTTAACCGCGGCGTTATTTTTGATTGGATTTTGTGGCTTGCTGGTCATGCAGTCCAAAAAGCTTATTTCTATCATTAAGCAAAATATTGAGGTGCGAGTCATGCTCGACAAAGGTCTTGACTCAACGCAAGTGGCTGATATTCAGAAAAAACTGATTGCAAACCCTTTTGTGTTGAATATTGAAGGAAAGCCTCAAGTGATTTTTTATTCAAAAGACGAGGCCGCCCGCGAGTTTATTGCTGATACGAAGGAGGATTTTAGCGCGTTTCTGGGCGAAAATCCCCTGCATGACAGTTATCGGGTGCGCTTACAAGAGGATTATTTTGAAGATACCAAACTCCAAAAAATCAAAGCAGACGTTGAAAAATTGGAGGGCGTTTTTGAAGTAGTGTATCAGGAAAACCTAGCCGACCAAATTAATAAAAACCTCACCAAAATTTACATCATTTTGGCCACTTTTGCGGTTATTATGCTCATAATCATTGTATTGTTGATGAATAATACCATTCGCTTGGCTTTGTATTCGCAACGGTTTTTGATACGTAGTATGCAATTGGTGGGCGCGACCAATAATTTTATTCAGATGCCTTTCCTCAAAAACGGCGCGGTGCAAGGGCTCATCAGTGGCCTGATTGCGGCGGGTTTGATTGTGGGTTTACAGCAAGTGGCCCTTCGCCAAATTGAAGGATTACACACGTTGCAGGAATACGAAAAACTGGGCTTTCTGCTCCTAGGTGTTATTATTTTAGGGGCGCTGATTGGAATTTTAAGCACGTTTCAAGCATTGGCGAGGTATTTGAGAATGACCCTAGATGATTTGTATTAA
- a CDS encoding sensor histidine kinase, giving the protein MLSKKNLLLSVLLLWPCVLLAQLPNNLLFQRYSTHEGLSDNYVFNVVEDRQHFIWASTFQGIDRLDGVEVRHYSLIDSSQTDAQPSIEVIRDYKGGIWATRNANLFKYNPVQDQFELKVQTKNKEFSANNKKIKQKFALLHDSHNQCFWIASEKGLFRYQIETKRLESTPIRSFSTPYKIISINTNTLIIATNEEWISYDTRTQKSFRIPKPSTEWVIYSTKANHWIYSDEGRKIWEISFQNSQFSLPVLTEINPERQEIRSIATLPNQTGAKTLWCGLVTGGLAVQDTENKNHYQLFNTRINEINGFHYRRILNIFQDSKHNIWLSTDQGLYRANPTKFQIQKELFPFFRKLNISRVRQIVQHASKPHLEWVANSNYGLFLYDKVRQKIIKSFEMPGSGITQIKYDRHGRLWVLSAKMLTIIDAQLRIKIITTTHLKPNLLCWRIIFDRYDNAWIGSEIGLLKVAFPTHTLTVHSPDITDSQSISHAFVYDLKKLNNQKIALATRNGVDIFDIDTEKVAEKIGPRQNVFALDIDSTETMWVAYSNEFLKISNHQVVKSWKSYGNNRALRFKNGLSVDKGGKLWMNTNDGLLHFDPSTEKFQLFTENDGLISNYFYGFIYENNGNLYLNYEEGVNYFDPLQAHIPPKIYETLLTDFSLLDVRQGIDFRKQQSPFKVNYDQNIITFHYSVVEFDQPEKITFRYQLEGFDKGWKNGNTRRDVSYTNLSGGHYTFRVQALSSDGNVASNIAAFPIFVTTPYYRSWWFFGLIFCGISSFFYGLYRYRLKQILKLQHLRNSISRDLHDEVGSTLSSITMLSESAKKSIDIDEAQTRKFMESITTNAQKVLENMDDIVWAINPKDDSLESIVLRIKEYAYTITETKDIHLSFDIDQRFQKLKVPMKTRQNLYLILKESINNAVKHSGCNELKITLKIEKKALNMIVQDNGQGFDVLKPTLRNGLENMRQRAEELDGKIRIDSQKNKGTTIYIQLGS; this is encoded by the coding sequence ATGTTATCCAAAAAAAATCTCCTTCTTTCGGTTTTGCTATTATGGCCCTGCGTATTATTGGCGCAGTTACCAAACAACCTTCTCTTCCAGCGCTATTCTACCCACGAGGGGCTTTCTGACAATTATGTTTTTAACGTAGTGGAAGATCGGCAACATTTTATTTGGGCCTCCACCTTTCAGGGAATTGATCGCTTAGATGGGGTCGAAGTGCGGCACTATAGCTTGATAGACAGCTCACAAACCGATGCCCAACCATCCATCGAAGTCATTAGAGACTACAAGGGTGGGATTTGGGCCACTAGAAATGCGAATTTGTTTAAATACAACCCTGTCCAAGACCAATTTGAACTGAAAGTACAAACGAAGAACAAAGAATTCAGCGCTAACAATAAAAAAATAAAGCAAAAATTTGCCCTGTTACACGACTCCCACAACCAGTGTTTTTGGATAGCCAGTGAAAAGGGGCTCTTTCGTTACCAAATTGAAACTAAACGTTTAGAATCCACGCCCATTCGTTCATTCAGTACACCTTATAAAATCATCAGCATCAACACCAATACCCTTATCATCGCAACCAATGAAGAATGGATAAGTTATGATACCCGCACCCAAAAGTCGTTTCGGATTCCAAAGCCATCAACCGAATGGGTCATCTATTCCACAAAGGCAAATCACTGGATTTACAGCGATGAAGGCCGCAAAATATGGGAGATTTCCTTCCAAAACAGCCAATTTTCACTCCCAGTACTCACTGAAATCAATCCCGAACGGCAGGAAATCAGAAGCATCGCTACCCTGCCAAATCAGACTGGCGCAAAAACACTTTGGTGTGGATTGGTTACGGGGGGATTGGCGGTACAGGATACCGAAAACAAAAATCATTATCAACTTTTCAATACCCGTATCAATGAAATCAATGGTTTTCATTACCGAAGAATCTTGAATATTTTTCAGGACAGTAAGCACAACATTTGGTTAAGTACCGATCAGGGCCTATATCGAGCCAATCCTACGAAATTCCAGATTCAGAAAGAATTGTTTCCATTTTTTAGAAAACTGAACATCAGTCGGGTGCGGCAAATTGTCCAACACGCTTCTAAGCCACATCTTGAATGGGTCGCTAATTCAAACTATGGCTTATTTTTATATGATAAAGTACGTCAAAAAATCATTAAGTCCTTTGAAATGCCAGGGAGTGGAATCACCCAAATCAAATACGACCGTCACGGAAGGCTTTGGGTATTGTCGGCCAAAATGCTAACAATCATAGATGCGCAGTTACGCATTAAGATAATAACAACAACGCACCTAAAGCCCAATTTGCTTTGTTGGCGAATCATATTTGACCGATACGACAACGCGTGGATTGGTTCAGAAATCGGGTTATTAAAAGTAGCTTTTCCCACCCACACACTAACGGTACATTCTCCCGACATTACCGATTCACAATCCATCAGCCACGCTTTTGTGTATGATTTAAAAAAACTTAACAATCAAAAAATAGCCTTAGCTACGCGCAATGGGGTGGATATTTTTGATATCGACACTGAAAAAGTAGCGGAAAAAATCGGCCCTCGTCAAAATGTATTTGCCCTAGATATTGACTCCACCGAAACGATGTGGGTAGCATACAGCAATGAATTCTTAAAAATCAGCAACCATCAAGTAGTTAAAAGCTGGAAAAGCTATGGAAATAACAGGGCGCTTCGGTTCAAAAATGGATTATCCGTTGACAAAGGCGGTAAACTGTGGATGAATACCAACGATGGCCTGCTTCATTTTGACCCTAGTACCGAAAAATTTCAATTGTTTACTGAAAATGACGGGCTGATTAGCAATTATTTTTACGGTTTTATCTATGAAAACAATGGTAATCTTTACCTGAATTATGAAGAAGGTGTCAATTATTTTGATCCACTCCAAGCCCACATACCCCCCAAAATATACGAAACACTCCTGACTGATTTCAGCCTGTTGGATGTACGGCAAGGCATTGACTTCCGAAAGCAACAAAGCCCGTTTAAGGTCAATTACGACCAAAATATCATCACGTTCCACTATTCAGTTGTAGAGTTTGACCAACCTGAAAAAATAACTTTTCGGTACCAACTGGAGGGATTTGACAAAGGTTGGAAAAATGGGAATACTCGTCGGGATGTCAGTTACACCAATCTCAGCGGCGGCCATTATACCTTTAGAGTACAGGCGTTGAGTAGCGACGGCAACGTAGCTTCCAACATTGCAGCGTTCCCAATTTTTGTGACTACGCCCTATTACCGAAGTTGGTGGTTCTTTGGATTGATTTTTTGCGGCATTAGTTCATTTTTCTACGGTCTATATCGTTATCGCCTAAAGCAAATTCTTAAACTTCAGCATTTACGCAATTCGATTTCTCGGGATTTACACGACGAAGTGGGCTCGACCCTGAGCAGTATTACGATGCTGAGTGAATCCGCAAAAAAATCAATTGACATCGACGAAGCACAAACGCGTAAGTTCATGGAAAGCATTACTACAAATGCCCAAAAAGTACTGGAAAACATGGACGACATCGTTTGGGCCATCAATCCCAAAGATGACTCCCTCGAAAGCATCGTTTTGCGCATAAAGGAGTATGCCTATACCATCACCGAAACCAAGGATATTCATCTCAGTTTTGATATCGACCAGCGCTTCCAAAAGCTTAAGGTACCGATGAAAACCCGACAGAATCTTTATCTTATTCTGAAGGAAAGCATCAACAACGCCGTAAAACATTCTGGCTGTAATGAGCTCAAAATAACATTAAAAATAGAGAAAAAGGCGCTAAATATGATTGTTCAGGACAATGGACAAGGATTTGACGTACTGAAACCTACCCTTCGTAACGGATTAGAAAACATGCGACAACGCGCGGAAGAACTTGACGGAAAAATAAGGATTGACAGTCAAAAAAATAAGGGAACGACCATTTACATTCAATTAGGAAGTTGA
- a CDS encoding response regulator, which yields MSQAYNIRVVIVDDNDDFREGLFHFLNFSTGFEVVGCFANPVNIVENITRTQPDVVLMDIDMPQITGIEAVKLLKVHFKRLNILMLTVFEDEERVFKAMQAGAIGYLLKKTPPQKVLEAVQEVMEGGAPMSPLIARKVVHFFSKTAPTDYNLTPKELAVLRWLVEGLSYKLIAAELNLSIDTVRTHLKNIYDKLHVKSNTEAVVKAVRDRIV from the coding sequence ATGTCACAGGCATATAACATCCGCGTAGTAATCGTTGACGACAACGACGATTTTCGCGAAGGTCTTTTCCATTTTCTCAATTTTAGCACTGGTTTTGAAGTGGTGGGGTGTTTTGCCAATCCAGTTAATATCGTAGAAAATATCACACGTACCCAACCAGATGTGGTTCTGATGGACATCGATATGCCTCAAATTACGGGCATCGAAGCGGTAAAGTTGTTAAAAGTCCATTTCAAGCGTTTAAATATCCTGATGCTGACGGTTTTTGAAGATGAAGAACGGGTCTTTAAAGCCATGCAGGCAGGGGCAATTGGGTATTTGTTAAAAAAAACGCCCCCGCAAAAAGTCTTGGAAGCGGTTCAGGAAGTCATGGAAGGTGGCGCTCCCATGTCGCCACTAATTGCCCGAAAAGTAGTGCATTTCTTCTCCAAAACGGCCCCAACGGATTATAATCTCACCCCCAAAGAACTGGCAGTTTTGCGGTGGTTGGTCGAAGGACTCAGCTATAAACTAATTGCAGCCGAGCTTAACCTAAGTATTGATACGGTTCGCACCCATCTTAAAAATATTTATGACAAGCTTCACGTAAAATCCAACACCGAAGCGGTAGTCAAAGCCGTGCGGGATAGGATTGTGTAG
- a CDS encoding tail fiber domain-containing protein: MKKKIFFLIVCFIYNPKSIAQIFLQETIDKSIEITPSGIKGPTTLIPSSVTVLGAGIPILQRVDNTIVGTEAAGQGGYFLNSTILGYRAYYNSRNLSNGSTPHTVAVGSQAMLNYFASQNVAVGFEAMRGSSTLANNTGLRNVAVGYSALRQNSTGRENTALGAFSLYSNTVGNENVGIGGSALLLNTVGIQNVAIGVNTLRSNVGGDDNVAVGKNTLYSNIEGNSNTAVGFEAMSLTNSSFNTAVGVHALRGSDIPANNTGGSNTAIGDNALQKNSTGSNNIAIGTNALLNNTTGIYNTALGSGLIGNTIGSNNVAAGSLALFANNANSGSTAIGTNAMLYADNRSTSERYTYNTAVGYEALRGSTTAANNTGRYNTAAGRQALRLVSSGNYNTAVGALAGDGITTGSYNIAIGYNADVPTGTADTQVRIGDANVSFACVQVAWTITSDRRWKEAIRPLSLSSDFVKQLRPVAYHRKNNETPDIETGLIAQELATTLHQAKIPALGLLKKNPDGMLSVRYTDLLMPLINALQEQQQQIEEWKTANEKGKQTNEQLTAKNEEVAAKIKKITALLEMIENNQK; the protein is encoded by the coding sequence ATGAAAAAAAAAATATTTTTTTTAATAGTCTGTTTTATCTATAACCCCAAAAGTATTGCGCAAATTTTTTTGCAAGAAACAATCGACAAATCCATCGAGATTACCCCCAGCGGTATCAAAGGGCCTACTACCCTAATACCAAGTAGTGTGACCGTGCTTGGAGCAGGTATCCCTATTTTGCAGCGGGTTGATAATACCATAGTCGGAACTGAAGCAGCAGGTCAGGGAGGCTATTTTTTAAACTCAACAATTTTGGGGTATCGTGCCTATTACAACAGCAGGAACCTATCCAATGGAAGTACACCTCATACAGTAGCCGTAGGTTCTCAAGCCATGCTCAATTACTTTGCAAGTCAAAATGTGGCAGTTGGTTTTGAAGCGATGCGGGGTAGTAGCACGCTTGCCAATAATACCGGACTTCGAAATGTAGCAGTAGGCTATTCGGCACTTCGACAAAATTCGACTGGTAGAGAAAACACCGCCTTAGGGGCTTTCAGTCTTTATTCAAATACCGTTGGTAATGAAAACGTAGGTATTGGCGGTTCTGCTTTGCTTTTAAATACAGTTGGGATTCAAAATGTGGCCATTGGTGTCAATACGCTGAGGAGCAATGTCGGGGGAGATGACAATGTAGCCGTAGGCAAAAACACACTTTACAGCAATATTGAGGGCAATTCAAACACAGCGGTTGGATTTGAGGCAATGTCTCTCACCAATAGTAGTTTCAATACGGCAGTAGGAGTACACGCATTGAGAGGGAGTGATATACCTGCCAACAACACAGGAGGAAGCAATACAGCCATAGGAGATAATGCCTTACAGAAAAATTCTACTGGTAGCAATAACATTGCCATCGGTACAAACGCACTCCTAAATAATACAACAGGAATTTATAATACGGCATTGGGCAGTGGCTTAATCGGCAATACCATCGGTTCAAACAATGTAGCTGCTGGCAGTTTGGCATTATTTGCCAACAATGCCAATAGTGGCAGTACGGCAATAGGTACCAATGCCATGCTTTATGCCGATAACCGCAGTACCTCCGAACGTTATACGTACAATACTGCGGTGGGATACGAGGCACTCCGAGGTAGCACCACAGCTGCCAATAACACGGGCCGCTACAACACGGCTGCAGGTAGGCAGGCGCTTCGTTTGGTCTCTTCTGGCAACTACAACACAGCCGTTGGGGCTTTGGCTGGAGACGGTATCACTACGGGCAGTTATAATATCGCCATTGGTTATAATGCCGACGTGCCAACGGGTACAGCAGATACTCAAGTTCGAATCGGTGATGCCAACGTTTCTTTTGCGTGTGTACAGGTAGCCTGGACCATAACCTCCGACCGCCGTTGGAAAGAGGCCATCCGACCTTTGAGTCTAAGCAGTGATTTTGTAAAACAACTACGCCCCGTTGCCTATCATCGAAAAAATAACGAAACTCCTGACATTGAAACAGGCTTGATTGCGCAAGAATTGGCTACAACGCTACATCAGGCAAAAATTCCAGCCCTGGGTTTGCTCAAAAAAAACCCCGATGGAATGCTCAGCGTACGTTATACTGACTTGTTGATGCCACTCATTAACGCACTCCAAGAGCAGCAACAACAAATTGAAGAGTGGAAAACAGCAAACGAAAAGGGAAAACAAACCAACGAGCAACTTACTGCTAAAAATGAGGAGGTAGCTGCCAAAATAAAGAAGATTACGGCATTGCTCGAAATGATTGAAAACAACCAAAAATAA
- a CDS encoding tail fiber domain-containing protein, whose product MKRQFYLFIGVMLGFQFATAQVSPILGTDQSIQVTPRGITGRLSGTLSPSNLYFGGGSFGSGGTGTQNTGIGSDRSMPLSGANNVMVGTVGGAARVDFSGSENTLIGTNVFGYIEPGNTAINGNVIVGFNAFTAPGTPFPRFTASYTTVIGAEAMRSTNESTYNTAIGAEAFSFPETGSPYTYGSTGINSVAYGVRALGNQRSGSDNVAYGYKAMEMSLGADSCTAIGYLALNKNVANGRMTAIGRSAMENTEANALGINSFNVAIGYMSLVNVLSTGTNNVAIGRNALLNTSSGSSNTAAGFGALISNTTGAFNVGIGSGASNDNTTGTDNVAIGYRTLSGNKINTRNVAVGYEAMRYADSRTTSGIQAYNTAVGYKAMHGSTTAANNTGANNVAIGDSVLVNVTSGSFNTVVGAFAGNNITTGSNNTVIGFGAEVPSGTSSNQVRIGNSAISYAGVQVAWTITSDRRLKENIKPIANGLAFIKALRPVVYHRTNNLMPDRELGFIAQELQEVMPQLGITNWGMIRSDDKGFLTVRYNDLIAPIISAVQEQQTQLDSGKKRRSTLKTISVVDYNLLNAQADAILERFENVTK is encoded by the coding sequence ATGAAAAGGCAATTTTATTTATTTATAGGGGTGATGCTCGGCTTCCAATTCGCAACTGCACAAGTTAGCCCGATTTTAGGCACGGACCAATCTATACAAGTTACTCCTCGTGGCATTACAGGCAGACTATCCGGAACACTATCGCCTTCCAATCTTTATTTTGGTGGTGGGAGCTTCGGTTCCGGCGGGACAGGGACACAAAATACAGGAATTGGATCTGATAGAAGTATGCCATTGTCGGGTGCCAATAATGTGATGGTCGGTACGGTTGGCGGAGCAGCTCGTGTCGATTTTAGCGGCAGCGAAAATACACTCATTGGCACCAATGTATTTGGCTATATCGAACCCGGAAATACGGCAATCAATGGAAATGTCATTGTTGGATTTAATGCTTTTACTGCACCGGGCACTCCATTCCCCAGATTTACTGCCTCATATACAACAGTAATAGGGGCAGAAGCCATGCGTAGCACAAACGAAAGTACGTATAATACGGCTATTGGTGCTGAAGCATTCTCATTTCCAGAAACTGGAAGTCCATATACTTACGGCTCCACAGGTATTAACAGTGTAGCCTATGGTGTTAGAGCATTGGGGAATCAAAGAAGCGGCAGCGACAATGTAGCCTATGGCTACAAAGCCATGGAGATGTCGCTGGGCGCAGATAGCTGCACAGCCATAGGTTATTTGGCACTTAATAAAAACGTAGCCAACGGCCGAATGACGGCTATTGGACGGTCGGCAATGGAAAATACCGAAGCCAATGCACTAGGTATAAACAGTTTTAATGTGGCCATTGGTTACATGTCACTTGTCAATGTACTCTCTACTGGAACCAACAATGTTGCCATCGGTAGAAATGCCTTATTAAATACCTCCTCAGGAAGTTCAAATACAGCCGCAGGTTTTGGGGCACTCATCAGCAACACTACGGGTGCATTTAATGTTGGCATTGGGTCGGGGGCTTCCAACGACAATACCACAGGTACCGACAATGTGGCCATTGGTTATAGAACACTATCAGGCAATAAAATAAACACCCGCAATGTCGCCGTAGGTTACGAGGCCATGCGCTATGCAGATAGCCGCACCACCTCGGGGATTCAGGCTTATAATACCGCCGTTGGTTATAAAGCAATGCACGGAAGTACTACCGCCGCCAATAACACAGGGGCAAACAATGTAGCCATCGGCGACAGCGTTCTGGTCAATGTTACGTCAGGGAGCTTCAATACGGTAGTGGGAGCCTTTGCAGGCAATAACATCACCACCGGCTCTAACAATACGGTCATTGGCTTTGGGGCTGAAGTTCCTTCGGGTACTTCCAGCAACCAAGTAAGAATTGGCAACAGTGCCATCTCTTATGCAGGCGTGCAAGTGGCATGGACCATTACCTCCGACCGTCGGTTGAAAGAAAACATCAAACCCATTGCCAACGGATTGGCATTTATAAAAGCGTTACGCCCCGTCGTGTATCATCGAACAAACAATCTCATGCCCGACCGTGAACTGGGATTCATCGCTCAGGAGTTGCAGGAAGTAATGCCCCAACTCGGAATCACAAACTGGGGGATGATTCGATCCGATGACAAGGGGTTTTTAACAGTTCGTTACAACGACCTCATTGCCCCGATTATCAGCGCGGTACAGGAGCAGCAAACCCAACTTGACTCAGGCAAAAAGCGACGCAGCACATTAAAAACAATCAGTGTGGTGGACTACAATTTGCTCAATGCTCAAGCAGATGCAATATTGGAGCGTTTTGAAAACGTGACAAAATAG
- a CDS encoding tail fiber domain-containing protein, with product MKNTYILLILLFSPFLVYSQIFVEESTAGSITLTPRGLSSANSNVTALGQSALKNVSPTATNNVAIGSFSLFSNTIGESNVAFGSETLYSNVANNGSTALGYRAMYNADNRATGIYTYNTAIGSYALQGSGTPSANTGIKNTAIGFEVLLQNSSGSENTASGYWALKANTTGSFNTASGAFSMSKNTLANASTAAGVWALDDNLTGEQNLAIGYAALKSNKYGVSNTVVGSSAMQNVDSFDLASNNVAIGFSALKGEGFNFRGTFGGINNVVVGANAAERDTSGNDNVVLGAGALKIKNAGDGNTVIGRNADIGGFNGYYLVSQSTTIGINKGASVRTTAVGTYAVDIQSPTNTATYNTGIGYNAMNAYSSSTSTRNTALGSNSLSSLSSGAQNTMIGAGVESFPGPVSSGNNNILIGFDSTVPSATANNQVRVGRNNITYAGIQVAWNCSSDRRWKENIVPLKLGINFLKELRPVTYHRKNNPSKDLEMGLIAQEVEETLNKLGIKDLGLLHKDENGYLSLRYNDLIAVLVKAIQEQQAEIEALEKESIAIGQNRREIIKEYDALSAKMKALLVSFINTPSNVTTAKITK from the coding sequence ATGAAAAATACATACATCTTATTAATTCTGTTATTTTCCCCCTTTTTGGTTTACTCCCAAATCTTTGTGGAAGAAAGCACAGCTGGGTCAATAACACTCACGCCCAGAGGCCTTAGCAGTGCCAACAGCAACGTTACAGCTTTGGGGCAAAGTGCCCTCAAAAATGTCAGTCCAACCGCTACAAATAATGTGGCTATCGGAAGTTTTAGCTTGTTTTCAAATACAATCGGTGAATCCAATGTAGCTTTTGGTTCAGAGACACTCTATTCAAACGTGGCCAACAATGGAAGCACTGCTTTGGGGTACCGAGCTATGTACAATGCCGACAATCGTGCCACTGGTATCTATACCTACAATACGGCAATCGGCAGTTATGCTTTGCAGGGAAGTGGAACACCATCGGCCAACACAGGCATTAAAAATACCGCAATCGGTTTTGAGGTCTTGCTGCAAAACAGTTCGGGGTCTGAAAACACCGCGAGTGGATATTGGGCATTAAAGGCTAACACCACCGGTAGTTTCAATACGGCGAGTGGGGCATTCAGTATGAGCAAAAATACGTTGGCAAATGCTAGTACAGCTGCGGGGGTTTGGGCACTTGATGATAACCTAACTGGCGAACAAAACCTGGCTATCGGCTATGCTGCCTTAAAGTCAAATAAATATGGTGTTTCGAATACCGTTGTTGGCAGCAGTGCTATGCAAAATGTAGATTCTTTTGATTTGGCAAGCAATAATGTAGCCATCGGTTTTTCCGCGTTAAAAGGTGAGGGATTTAATTTTAGGGGTACATTCGGCGGCATAAACAATGTGGTAGTAGGTGCCAATGCGGCGGAGAGGGATACCTCAGGCAACGATAACGTGGTGTTGGGGGCGGGAGCTTTAAAAATCAAAAATGCCGGCGATGGAAATACGGTAATTGGTCGCAATGCCGATATAGGTGGCTTTAACGGCTATTATTTAGTCTCTCAATCCACCACAATCGGTATAAATAAAGGGGCTTCTGTACGCACTACTGCTGTGGGGACCTACGCCGTGGACATCCAAAGCCCCACTAATACGGCCACTTACAATACTGGTATCGGTTACAATGCCATGAATGCATATAGTTCTTCTACGAGTACACGCAATACAGCATTGGGTAGCAATTCGCTTTCGAGCTTGAGCAGTGGTGCCCAAAATACCATGATTGGAGCAGGAGTAGAATCTTTCCCTGGGCCAGTAAGTAGTGGCAACAATAATATTTTGATAGGTTTTGATTCAACCGTGCCTTCTGCCACGGCCAATAATCAAGTAAGAGTAGGACGCAACAATATTACTTATGCTGGGATTCAGGTAGCGTGGAATTGTTCCTCTGACCGCCGTTGGAAAGAGAACATAGTACCCTTGAAGTTGGGTATAAACTTTCTGAAAGAGCTACGACCTGTCACGTATCACCGCAAAAACAACCCCAGTAAAGACCTCGAAATGGGGTTAATAGCGCAGGAAGTAGAAGAAACACTCAACAAATTAGGAATCAAAGACTTGGGATTACTCCACAAAGACGAAAATGGCTATCTTTCACTCCGCTACAATGACCTCATTGCAGTACTTGTGAAAGCTATACAAGAGCAACAGGCTGAGATTGAAGCCTTAGAAAAAGAAAGCATAGCGATAGGCCAAAACCGTCGGGAAATCATCAAAGAATACGATGCTCTTTCTGCAAAAATGAAAGCCCTTTTAGTGAGTTTTATTAATACACCGTCGAATGTAACTACGGCAAAAATCACAAAATAA